The Anaeromyxobacter sp. Fw109-5 genomic interval GTGGAGGTCGGGGTCGGGTGACGTCGAGGTGGAGGTCGGGGTCGGGTGACGTCGAGGTGGAGGTCGGGGTCGATGTCGGGGTCGCGGTCTCGGTCGGGGTCGGGGTCGGGGGTCGCGGTCTCGGTCGGGGTCGGGGTCGCGGTCGGGGTCGGGGTCGGGGTCGCGGTCGCGGTCGGGGTCGGGGTCGCGGTCGCGGTCGCGGCACTTTGACTTCGCCCGGCGACCGTAGCGGTCAGGCTGCGCCAGCGCGCCCCGTGAGACTTCGGACCGCGTAGAGTGTAGCCATGCCCGTCCACGTTCCAGCGCCCACCCAGCCGACCAACAAGTGCCCGAAGTGCGGCGCCGAAGGCACCGTCGAGCAGGCCATCGGCAACATGGTGACGTACGTCTGTCCGAAGTGCGGATCGCGGTGGGTGGCGGCGCGCTGAGCGCTGAGCGCCGGCCGAGGCCGTCACACGTTCGTCACGCGCGCCGGTCGCGGTGGGGCTACCCTGCGCGCCGTGCCGGGGGGCCGAACGAGGGGAGAGGTCATCGCGGCGGCGCTCGCGAGGTGGATCGGGCCGGACACGGCGCGCGCCGTGGTCCGCGCCTTCTGCGACCGCGTCCTCGGCTGCCGGCCGGACCAGATCGAGCCGGGGGACGTTCCCCGGCTCCTCGACGCGCTCCGCCCCATGCTGCGGACGCTGCTCGGGCACGCTCCCGCCGAGCACGTCCTCGCCGAGCTGAGGGAGACGTTGCGATGATCGGGCCCTACGCGCGGCTCGCCGCCATCCCCTTCGCCGGCGCCGCCGCGGTCGCCGCGCTGTCCCTCGCGACCGGGGGTGGGCCGCTGCTCTGGTTCGGGACCCAGCTCGCGGCGCAGTCCCTCGCCGCGGCCGGGTGCCTCGCCGCGGCGGCGGCGTTCGAGCGGCGCGACTTCATGTTCCGCGCCTGGCTGCTCTCCGCCATCTCGTTCCTGCTGCCCGTCCTGAACAAGCTCACGAGCGGGCCGCGCGGCGACTGGCTCGTCTGGCGCAGCGCCGGGGCCGCGCACGACGTCTTCTACATCCTCGCCGTGAACGCCACCGCGGTCGTCAGCGCGGCGCTGTTCGTGGCCGCCTTCTTCCGGGCGGGGCTCGTGCTCGGCGGCTCGCGCGCGCGAAGCGTGTTCGACGCCGCGGTCGTGCTCCTCGCGCTCGGGCTCGGGGTGCCGACGCTGCTGCGGGACGTCTCGGACGCGCTCGCCGCCGAGGGCGCCTCGCAGGCGTTCTTCGAGGCGGTCTCGGTGGCGGGCGACACCCTCTGCTTCGTGCTGGTCGCGCCGCTCTTCCGCATCGCGCGCAGGTTCCGGGGGGGCGCGCTGCAGTGGCCCTGGGGGCTGCTCGCCGCCTCCAACCTGTGCTGGCTCTTCTACGACGCGGCCGCCACGGGAGCGCGGGTCGCGGGGTCGGACGCCCTGCGCGTTGCGAGCGAGGTGGTGCTCGCGGTCGCGAGCCTCTCCGCCCTGGCCGCTGCGCTCGCCCATCGCCGCGTGGTGGCCGAATCGGGCGCGGCCGCCGGACGT includes:
- a CDS encoding zf-TFIIB domain-containing protein, which produces MPVHVPAPTQPTNKCPKCGAEGTVEQAIGNMVTYVCPKCGSRWVAAR